Proteins from one Pseudomonas grandcourensis genomic window:
- the kdpF gene encoding K(+)-transporting ATPase subunit F, with protein MSVLDGVSLLLAVGLFIYLLVALLRADRN; from the coding sequence ATGAGCGTTCTGGATGGGGTGTCGCTGCTGCTGGCAGTGGGGCTGTTCATTTATCTGTTGGTTGCGCTGCTGCGCGCGGACCGGAACTAG